The window AAACATAAAAGAAAATAATGTATTGTTGTTGCGATAAATAAAGGACTTATCTCGGCTGCTATAAAAAGCCCGCTGTATACAAATAGAAATTTAACAGCAGTTTTATTTATCCCGCTCATTATTGCAAAGATAAAGACCGATAAAAAAAGCAATATCTCATATTTTTTACCCGGTAATGTAAAAACAAAAACACTTACTAATAAAACTTGCAATAATTTAATTCTTGGATCATATTTTATTCCATATCGTTTACAGCGCTTAAACATTACTTTGCAACCCCATTCCGTAACAAAAAATCTTTTACGGTTCTAAAGTCTCGATTGTTTTTTAAACTGATACTTCCGCCGATTGTACCGTTTGCTATAAAAACGGCTCTTGTTGCAACTCGGCTAAGAAATTCCAAATCATGGGAAATAACAAAGTTTACGGTTCCTTGTCGGCTCAGAATGTTTATTGCTTTTGAAACTGCTTTCATATTTTCGTAATCAAGCCCGGAAGTCGGCTCATCAAAAATAAGAATAGATTTATTTGAAGCCATCGCTGCCGCAATAGTTACCCGCTGCTTCTGACCCCCTGATAGTGCCCATGGATGCTTTTCTTTATATGCAAAGATATGTAATAATTTCATTATACATTCGATTTTTTGCGTATTCCTTTTGCTGGATAATCCGGAACTTACATATAGCTCGGATAAAACAGAATCTGAATATAATTGATAATCAGATTCCTGCATGACAAAATAAACACTTTTATATAATTCTTTTTGTTTTACCTGTTTGCCGTCAAGGAAAAATCGGCCATGAGCGGATTTTAATAAGCCTGCAATAATTTTCCCTAAAGTAGTTTTACCTTCACCGTTTTGTCCGATAATTGCAATGGTCTCCCCTGCATAAGCCGTTATATTGATATTGTCTAAAAGCTTCTTAGAATGGTTATATGAAAAAGATAATTTTTTAATTTCAAGTTTTATGTTGTCGCTTCTCTCATATTCTGTTTTATTTTCCCTATTCAACCCGATTTCTTCTATATTAAATGTTCTCAGTTTATAGTTTGTCAAATCGGCTGTATTCATATTTTCAATATCACTTTTACATAATTCTTTAACGATATTTCCGTTACTCATGATAAAACATCTATCACATAAGTTTTTTAAATAAAATAAGCGATGTTCCGAAACAATAACCGTATGTCCTGCTTCTTTCAGCTTCCGTATCATTTCTTGTAACTGCATAATTGCATGAATATCCAAGTTGGCAGATGGCTCATCAAAAACATATATGTTAGGATTTAAAGTTTTTGCAGCAATAATAGCAATCTTTTGTTTTTCTCCGCTTGACAAAGAGAACATATCTCTATTCATAAGGCATTTAGCGTCAAAATCATAAAACGCATTGTCAACGCCCTTTATCATTTCGGCTCTCTCTATTCCGTAATTTTCACAAGCAAATGCCGCTTCTGCCGTGGTGTTTGTTGTAAAAAATTGACTCCTCGGATTTTGAAATATGGAAGCAATGTTTCTGCCGAGCTCTCCTACAGAAGTAGTTTTTGTGTCTTTACCAAGAATTTTCACACATCCTGTCAAACTGCCTTCAAAAAAATGAGGTATTAAACCGTTTATCAACCTCATAATAGTTGTTTTTCCGCAGCCGGATTGTCCTGTGAGGACAATACATTCTCCTTCTTCTATTTTAAGATTGATATGCTTTAAAGAACCCTCTGTTTGTGTTCCATAGCTAAAACTTACATCATCAAAATCAACAATACTATCTGCCATTCAATTATCCTATATATGCCAGCCGATGGATTTTTCGCGTATTTCGATAAAATGCTTGTAAATTCCTTCTTGCTTAATCAACTCTTTATGACTTCCCTGCTGCACAACTCTGCCTTTATCTATAACGATAATATGATCAGCTTCTCTAACGGTAGATAATCTATGAGCAATACTTATAAACGTCTTATTTTTTGTTAACTCCCGTATCGCACTGATTAATAAATGCTCATTTTCAGGATCAACGCTCGAAGTTGCTTCATCAAGAATAATAATCGGAGCATCTTTAAGAATTGCCCGTGCAATGGATATTCTTTGTTTTTCTCCTCCTGATAAGGTAGAACCGCCCTCGCCGATAAGGGTGCGGTATCCATCCGGAAAGTTCATAATAAAATCATGACAACAGGCTCTTTTGCACGCTGCTATAACCTCTTCATGAGAAGCATTCGGATTTCCGAATTTTATATTGTTTTCAATCGTATCGTTAAACAAATAAACTTTTTGAAAAACCATACTGATGTTTTTTAATAAACTTTCGGAAGTAAAGTCTTTTACATTCCTTCCGCCGATCAGCACTTCGCCTTTTTTTACATCCCAAAACCGCGCTATTAAATTACACAATGTTGTTTTACCCGAACCGGAAGCGCCTACAATCGCTAAGCTGCTTTTTGAGTTTACTTTTAAATTGACATCTTTTAAGATTGTCCTTTCGTTATAGCCGAAGTCAACGTTTTTAAACTCTATATCATAGGAGTTTATAGTTATATCCTTTCCATTTTCATCTAAAGAAGGAATGTCGGAAATATATTCCAATCGATCCAATTGTGTTGCTAACATTTTGCTTAAAAATGCCCCGTTGTTTATTAACTCCAATTCCATAAATATCAAAAATGCGGATACAATAAACATAAGTGTATACGAAAGCGGAATACTATGATGTAAATACAAGATCACTGCAACAAATACTAACACGCAGCTTGCAATTTTATAAATCATCTCATACAGCTTCATAACTAATGCGGTAGCTTCCGTAACAGCTATATCAACGCTACACTTTTTAGAAAAAGCTTCTTCAATCTTATCTTTACCTTCTTTTCCTTTTTTAAACGAACGAAGCACAGAAATGCCTCTGATGTATTCGATAGCATGAGTAACTAACTGCTCTTGCGCCTCCTGCATAACCGATGAATAGTTTTCGGCTTGTTTTGCAATCAACCCTAATACTGCAACCCCTAAAATAATAGCCGTCAAAGATATCAGCCCTACCGGATAACAAAATATCAAGAGCATAACTGTCATACTGAACGCATGAAAAAATCCGCCTACAATAAAGTTCACTGCAAGCATAGCCATTGCCTCTAAATCGGAAATAGTCGTCGTTAAGATGGTTTGAATTGTTCCTAAATTTTTTTCCGAAAAATACCCCATCGGTGCTTTTTTTAATTTTTCTCCTATTTCAATTCTTTTGTCTCTAAAAATCTCATAGCCTGATGCACTTAGGTTTCTATCACACAAATATTGAAAGATAAACCTCCCCAATATACTTATTCCTACAATTAAAACAGCCTGCAAAATAATGAGCATATTTAATTTTTCAAGGTTTATCAGGATAAATAAAACCGAAAACAGCATAAACGAAGCAAAAAAAGATTTAAATGCGCCGAAAATAAGACCTCGAATTACATTTGAACGGTATTCGCCTGATATTTCTAATATTCTTCTTACAATGTTAAACATTTATTGTTCTTCCTTATCTTCATCTACTCCGCCGACATATTTATTCCATAATGAGGTATATACACCGTGTTGATTTAAAAGCTCATCATGAATACCGCTTTCAACAATCTCTCCGTTTTTCATAACTAAAATAGTATCGGCATGTGTAATTGTTGAAAGTCGATGAGCCACAACAATAAGCGTTTTACCTTTTATAAGATTATTGATTGCGGTTTGAATTAAATATTCATTTTCCGGATCGGCAAAAGCGGTCGCTTCATCTAAAATGATGACCTTAGATTGTTTTAATATTGCGCGTGCAATAGTAATGCGCTGGCGCTCTCCGCCGGAAAGCTCTCCTCCTCCGTCTCCGACTTTTGTATCATAGCCGTCTTTCAATTCCATAATAAAATTATGGCAAGAGGCTGCTTTTGCCGCCTCAATAATTTCTTCATCGCTTGCATTGGGCTTTCCTATTTTGATGTTTTCTTTTATGCTTGTATTAAATAAAAAAGTATCTTGGGCCACATAGCTTATTTCACCGGTAAGCTGCTCAAATGGTATTTCTGATATTTTTTTGCCGCCGTAAAAGATATGCCCTTTTGTAGGATCCCAAAAACCGGCCATTAATTTAGCAATAGTTGATTTACCGGATCCGGAGCAGCCTACCAGAGCCGTTACCGTATTCGGTTTTAGTTCAAAGCTGATATTTTTTACTGCCAATTCCGTATCATACGCAAAGGAAACATTTTCAAAACGGTATAACGTATTATCAAATGTTACTTTTTCTTTCGGTCTTATAAGCTCATCTTTTAACAAAAACAATTCTATCATGCCTAAACTTGCCTTTACCATATTGAATTGCTCGGAATACTTTCCTACTTTTATAAAATGCGCTATAAAACTGATAGGTAAAATAATGCAAACGATAAAATTTGACAAAGTTATTTGCCCGTTCATATATAAATAGGCTCCGACCGGTAAAGTACCGAGCAGGGTTGAAGGCGTAACTGCCTGAATAAACGCAGACCAAAACCAACTTTGCTTCCACCAACTCAAGGTACTGTTGTGAAAAAAATCTATTGCATTACTGAATTTTTCATAAGAAGCAGTACTTTGATTAAATGCTTTGATAACTTCTATTCCGTTTACATATTCAACCAAGGTACTATTCATATCATTTTGCGCTTTTGCATATGTCTTACTTCTTATCTGATAATCTTTCATCATGCCGATATATCCGAGCATACCTAAGGGAATGGTAAGCAAGGAAGCAAAGCCCATTCTATAATCCAAGACAAAAATCAAAATCAAAAAAAATGCAGGGGATATCACACTAGATGTTATTTCCGGCATAAAGTGAGCCATAGAATCTTCAAGTTTTGATACTGTATCGACCATTATGTTTTTAAATGTGCCTATTGGTGTGTCAATCATTACTCCCATGGGTACCGATAACATTTTTTCCGCAATGTTACTTCTTATGTTTTTTAAAATATGATAGGTTGCCTTATGTGAAATAACCGTTGAATATAATGTAAAAGTGCCTTTCAATATTTGTCCTAATAAGGCTATCAACGTTATGTATATAACGGTCTTAAACGTTGCTTTATATAGATAGATTTTTTCTATCAGTTTTGCTATAGCAATAAATGGAACCATTCCAAACAGTTCTCCTATAATTGCCCAAAAAATTGATTTATATAAATCGGCTTTTTTATTTCCCGCATATCTTAGTAGAGATGAGACCACATTGCTTTGTTTATTATTCATGATATATCCTCAATTCATTTAATAAGCCGCCCCAACCATAATATTGAAAAGTAACAATGCTTTTGATGTACCTGCTCACATCATTGTATGGAATAGCGTGAATGATACATTCACATAATGACGTTATATAACCTTTCGTAATGATATGTACCTCAAGTTCTTTAATTTTGGTTGCAGAAGATTTTTTGCCGGCTGTGGCTTGAATGAGCTTCATATTTTTATGCGTATATCTATCTGCAATTTCTTCCGCAAAATTTTCTACCCGTGAACCTTTACTGCAGGCAAGAAGCAGCTTAAACTCATCAAAATGCTCATACATATAATCTACAAACCTCATGGTTTCAGAAAATAATGCTTCAATAACAACATTGTCAGTTTCTTCCGATAGCGGCATAGACGCTTTATCAGTACTTCTAATTTCAACATCCGTTACGATATCTAATGTGTACTCATATACATCTTCAATAAGTGTAAAAAACAGTTCTTCCTTATTCTTAAAGTGACGGTATATTGCACCTGTGGTTACATTCGCCGTTTTCGCAATCTCCCCCACCTGTGCTTTTTCAAAACCATTCCGTAAAAACTCTTCTTTAGCGCATTCCAAAATTCTGTTTTTAGTTATGTCCGAACAATATGACACCGGTCTTCTTCTCCGTATATTTTTAATTTGATAATCTAATTATCTTTAATAATTAAATTATCATTTTTTTAAATTTAAGTCAAGTATCTTTATTATTAAAATGTATATTTTTAGGTTATTACAATAGCTCTTACAATTTCTCTATCATGATCAATATAAGTGAATTCCCACTCGGTATCTTGTAATTCAATTTCAAGTATATTATTCATAATATGCCTCAATCTTTTATTAAAAGCATTGCTTTTTTAGTGCTTTTGTAGTATTCTTAAGGTTTTCAGGGGTATCATAAGGAAAAACTATGAATGTATACGATTTAATTGCAGAACATTACAGCGACCTTTTCCCGCTTGAATTAGAGAAGAGTCGAATTTGAGTTATATTGAAAGTTTCCCCATAAACCCAATAATTTCACCTTCATTTCCGTTTACCGGAATTTTCTTGTATGCGTTTTCACCGAGCAGGAGGGCGGTGTTGCAGACTTTGAATAAGAGTTCCAAGTCGTGGGTGATGATGAGGACGGAAACTTCTTGAGCGCAGTGTAAGATGAGCTTTGCGATTTCGTCCATGCGTTTGTAGTCGAGGCCGCTGGTCGGCTCGTCTAAGATGATGATGCGCCTGCCGCTCAAAAATGCCGTTGCAAGGGCGAGCCGCTGCTTTTGTCCGCCTGAAAGTTCCTGCGGATGGTCAAGCCTTTTTTCCCAAAGGTCAATTGTGCGCAGGTACTCAGCCGCTTGTTGCAAATAGGATTCATCCTTCCGTTTTGAAGAAGGAATAAGCTCGTTTTCTACCGTATCAAAAAAAATCTGATAGTCAACATCCTGCATCATATAATACGCATTTCTTAAGCGCTGCCGCCGCCGCTTCCCGTAACCGATCTGCCCCTTGCAAGACAAAAGCCCGCCTAAAGCTTTGCCGAGTGTGGTCTTTCCTATACCGTTTTTTCCGATAACGGCGGTAATCTCTCCTGCGTGTACATCAAACGAAAGATTTTTGATAAGTTCTCGTCTGCCGATAGAAACGCTCAAACCCTCGATATGCGTAACCGCTTGTTTCGGTACCGAAGGGTTTTCGCAGACAAGACTGTCATACCGTATTGCCCTCAGTCCGTACCGCCTGCAATCCTCTGTTGTCAGTTCACCTTTCAAAAAGATTTTTTCGATAGTGCCGTCTTTCATGTAGATGAGCTTATCGTACAATTCATTTAAGAAAAATAAACGGTGCTCGGCAATGATAATCGTTTTTCCCATCGCCTTTAAATCCCGTATCATCGCTTGAAATTGCACAATACCCTCATAGTCGAGATTGGAAGAAGGCTCATCGAAAAAAAGCAGCTTTGTGTCATAGATGAGTGTGGAAGCGATGGCGACCTTTTGTTTTTGCCCGCCGGAAAGCTCTGAAAGTTTTGCACCTTTAAGCGATTCTATCTGCATCGTTTGAAAAGCAGCATCGGTTTTTTCGCACAGGGTTTGAGAATCCATACCGAGATTTTCTCCGGCAAAGGCAACCTCTTCCTCTGCAATGGTAGCAAAAAACTGATCACTCGGATTTTGAAACACATTGCCGATGTACTTTGCCAATTCGCCCTTTTTATAATCCAAGATGTTCTTCCCTAAAATGCGCACCTCACCGTCGAGTATTCCGCCGTAATGATAGGGAATTAAGCCGTTTAATATCCGCGTTAAGGTAGTCTTCCCGCAGCCGGAAAAACCCGTAAGCACAACGAGCTCGCCTTCTTCAATGCTCAAATCAATGGCATGGAGCGTGGGACTTTCATCATTTTCATAGGTGAAGTTTTTTATTCTTGCTTCTACTATGCCCATACGGATATCCATAGTAAAAAAACAGCTGCTAATAAACCCACCGTATCATACCAGCCGAAGCGCACCGGTTTATAACTCGTCTTTTTTCCTTCGTACTCAATCCCCTTTGCGATTATCGAAGAGGTCAGCGTTTCACTTACATGAAGACATTTATAAATAAGGGGAATAAGATAGAGTTCAAACGAACGGATAGGATGTAACAGGCTCAAACGCAAACCCCGCACCTTCATACCGTTTTTTATTTCGTTTAACCGTGCCGTCATTTCGTCCAAAAAGCGTAAGGCGGTAACCAGTCCTATCGAAAGAGATTGCGGCGCTTTTACCGCACGCAATGCGCTCATAATTTTTAAGGGACTGGTTAAAATCAATATCCTTCCGATGTTAAAGATAGGATAGAGCCTTAAAAATAAGGCTATCAATCCTATCAATGCTCCAGTTGTCATTCCTAAATCGACATATGCCAAGAGCTTTATCAGCAAAAATAGGCCGATGTAGGCCAAAGCCCTTTTTACGCCTTCCGTGTACGAAAATAAGAACAAAAAAAGAAAGCTCATTCCGAGCAGCACATAATACATGGTCTGATTGACAAGAAACACCAAGAATGATGTGAGCAATATAAGTATAAAAAGCGTTATCGGATTCATTGACCATCC of the Treponema denticola ATCC 35405 genome contains:
- a CDS encoding ABC transporter ATP-binding protein, with translation MADSIVDFDDVSFSYGTQTEGSLKHINLKIEEGECIVLTGQSGCGKTTIMRLINGLIPHFFEGSLTGCVKILGKDTKTTSVGELGRNIASIFQNPRSQFFTTNTTAEAAFACENYGIERAEMIKGVDNAFYDFDAKCLMNRDMFSLSSGEKQKIAIIAAKTLNPNIYVFDEPSANLDIHAIMQLQEMIRKLKEAGHTVIVSEHRLFYLKNLCDRCFIMSNGNIVKELCKSDIENMNTADLTNYKLRTFNIEEIGLNRENKTEYERSDNIKLEIKKLSFSYNHSKKLLDNINITAYAGETIAIIGQNGEGKTTLGKIIAGLLKSAHGRFFLDGKQVKQKELYKSVYFVMQESDYQLYSDSVLSELYVSSGLSSKRNTQKIECIMKLLHIFAYKEKHPWALSGGQKQRVTIAAAMASNKSILIFDEPTSGLDYENMKAVSKAINILSRQGTVNFVISHDLEFLSRVATRAVFIANGTIGGSISLKNNRDFRTVKDFLLRNGVAK
- a CDS encoding ABC transporter ATP-binding protein, which codes for MFNIVRRILEISGEYRSNVIRGLIFGAFKSFFASFMLFSVLFILINLEKLNMLIILQAVLIVGISILGRFIFQYLCDRNLSASGYEIFRDKRIEIGEKLKKAPMGYFSEKNLGTIQTILTTTISDLEAMAMLAVNFIVGGFFHAFSMTVMLLIFCYPVGLISLTAIILGVAVLGLIAKQAENYSSVMQEAQEQLVTHAIEYIRGISVLRSFKKGKEGKDKIEEAFSKKCSVDIAVTEATALVMKLYEMIYKIASCVLVFVAVILYLHHSIPLSYTLMFIVSAFLIFMELELINNGAFLSKMLATQLDRLEYISDIPSLDENGKDITINSYDIEFKNVDFGYNERTILKDVNLKVNSKSSLAIVGASGSGKTTLCNLIARFWDVKKGEVLIGGRNVKDFTSESLLKNISMVFQKVYLFNDTIENNIKFGNPNASHEEVIAACKRACCHDFIMNFPDGYRTLIGEGGSTLSGGEKQRISIARAILKDAPIIILDEATSSVDPENEHLLISAIRELTKNKTFISIAHRLSTVREADHIIVIDKGRVVQQGSHKELIKQEGIYKHFIEIREKSIGWHI
- a CDS encoding ABC transporter ATP-binding protein, coding for MNNKQSNVVSSLLRYAGNKKADLYKSIFWAIIGELFGMVPFIAIAKLIEKIYLYKATFKTVIYITLIALLGQILKGTFTLYSTVISHKATYHILKNIRSNIAEKMLSVPMGVMIDTPIGTFKNIMVDTVSKLEDSMAHFMPEITSSVISPAFFLILIFVLDYRMGFASLLTIPLGMLGYIGMMKDYQIRSKTYAKAQNDMNSTLVEYVNGIEVIKAFNQSTASYEKFSNAIDFFHNSTLSWWKQSWFWSAFIQAVTPSTLLGTLPVGAYLYMNGQITLSNFIVCIILPISFIAHFIKVGKYSEQFNMVKASLGMIELFLLKDELIRPKEKVTFDNTLYRFENVSFAYDTELAVKNISFELKPNTVTALVGCSGSGKSTIAKLMAGFWDPTKGHIFYGGKKISEIPFEQLTGEISYVAQDTFLFNTSIKENIKIGKPNASDEEIIEAAKAASCHNFIMELKDGYDTKVGDGGGELSGGERQRITIARAILKQSKVIILDEATAFADPENEYLIQTAINNLIKGKTLIVVAHRLSTITHADTILVMKNGEIVESGIHDELLNQHGVYTSLWNKYVGGVDEDKEEQ
- a CDS encoding TetR/AcrR family transcriptional regulator; the protein is MSYCSDITKNRILECAKEEFLRNGFEKAQVGEIAKTANVTTGAIYRHFKNKEELFFTLIEDVYEYTLDIVTDVEIRSTDKASMPLSEETDNVVIEALFSETMRFVDYMYEHFDEFKLLLACSKGSRVENFAEEIADRYTHKNMKLIQATAGKKSSATKIKELEVHIITKGYITSLCECIIHAIPYNDVSRYIKSIVTFQYYGWGGLLNELRIYHE
- a CDS encoding ABC transporter ATP-binding protein, with amino-acid sequence MGIVEARIKNFTYENDESPTLHAIDLSIEEGELVVLTGFSGCGKTTLTRILNGLIPYHYGGILDGEVRILGKNILDYKKGELAKYIGNVFQNPSDQFFATIAEEEVAFAGENLGMDSQTLCEKTDAAFQTMQIESLKGAKLSELSGGQKQKVAIASTLIYDTKLLFFDEPSSNLDYEGIVQFQAMIRDLKAMGKTIIIAEHRLFFLNELYDKLIYMKDGTIEKIFLKGELTTEDCRRYGLRAIRYDSLVCENPSVPKQAVTHIEGLSVSIGRRELIKNLSFDVHAGEITAVIGKNGIGKTTLGKALGGLLSCKGQIGYGKRRRQRLRNAYYMMQDVDYQIFFDTVENELIPSSKRKDESYLQQAAEYLRTIDLWEKRLDHPQELSGGQKQRLALATAFLSGRRIIILDEPTSGLDYKRMDEIAKLILHCAQEVSVLIITHDLELLFKVCNTALLLGENAYKKIPVNGNEGEIIGFMGKLSI
- a CDS encoding energy-coupling factor transporter transmembrane component T family protein; protein product: MKPARNTQGWSMNPITLFILILLTSFLVFLVNQTMYYVLLGMSFLFLFLFSYTEGVKRALAYIGLFLLIKLLAYVDLGMTTGALIGLIALFLRLYPIFNIGRILILTSPLKIMSALRAVKAPQSLSIGLVTALRFLDEMTARLNEIKNGMKVRGLRLSLLHPIRSFELYLIPLIYKCLHVSETLTSSIIAKGIEYEGKKTSYKPVRFGWYDTVGLLAAVFLLWISVWA